From one Lotus japonicus ecotype B-129 chromosome 3, LjGifu_v1.2 genomic stretch:
- the LOC130749558 gene encoding uncharacterized protein LOC130749558: MRFLFELVPCCGSPTRRSQEPVVPSEDEERWLVSLPATAAAPSRRGGRKKQRKPGAPDWRPSLGSISEDLTPAPKPVNGAVVAAGKGSKKRSAAGGGGVKVHHPSYSDRYSGSSAMPTFMPAFSPTPFMF, from the exons atGAGGTTTCTATTCGAGTTGGTTCCTTGTTGTGGCTCACCAACGCGCCGCTCGCAGGAGCCGGTGGTTCCGTCGGAGGATGAGGAGAGGTGGCTTGTGTCGTTGCCGGCGACCGCCGCCGCCCCCTCTCGCCGTGGCGGCCGTAAGAAGCAGAGGAAGCCCGGCGCGCCGGATTGGAGGCCGTCGTTGGGATCGATCTCGGAGGATCTCACGCCGGCGCCGAAACCCGTCAACGGCGCGGTGGTAGCTGCCGGAAAAGGCTCGAAGAAGAGAAGCGCGGCTGGTGGTGGTGGCGTGAAGGTGCATCACCCTAGTTACAGCGATCGCTATAGCGG GTCATCTGCCATGCCTACATTCATGCCAGCGTTCTCTCCGACGCCATTCATGTTCTGA